A stretch of the Mycolicibacterium celeriflavum genome encodes the following:
- a CDS encoding UPF0182 family protein yields MGMRPAARMPKLTRRSRILIGVGAIAILLLLIGPRLIDTYVDWLWFGELGYRSVFTTVLFTQILLFLVVSVLVGAILFAGLALAYRTRPVFVPTNGPNDPVASYRTAVMARLRLVGFGVPALIGLFVGLFALGQWQTVQLFLHGDSFGVTDPQFGMDLGFYAFDLPFYRLVLNYLFVATFLAFLGNLLGHYLFGGIRLSGRAGALSRAARIQLITLVGILMLLKALAYWLDRYELLSHTRGGKPFTGAGYTDINAVLPAKLILMAIAVICAAAVFSAIVLRDLRIPAIGVVLLLLSSLVVGAGWPLVVEQFSVKPNAAQKESEYISRSIKATRQAYGLTDDVVTYRNYSGDSPATAQQVAADRATTSNIRLLDPTIVSPAFTQFQQGKNFYYFPEQLSMDRYIGPDGNLRDYVVAARELNPDRLIDNQRDWINRHTVYTHGNGFIASPANTVRGVANDPNQNGGYPEFLASVVGANGSVISPGPAPLDQPRIYYGPVISNTPADYAIVGKNGDADREYDYETNTATKNYTYTGRGGVPVGNWLARSVFAAKFAERNFLFSNVIGPNSKILFNRDPADRVEAVAPWLTTDTNIYPAIVNKRMVWIIDGYTTLDNYPYSELTTLSSATADSNEVAFNRLAPDKQVSYIRNSVKATVDAYDGTVTLYAHDEQDPVLKAWMKVFPGTVKPKSEISPELRQHLRYPEDLFKVQRALLAKYHVDDPVTFFSTSDFWDVPLDPNPTASSYQPPYYIVAKDLVTRDRSASFQLTSAMNRFRRDFLAAYISASSDPDTYGKLTVLTIPGQVNGPKLAFNAISTDTAVSQDLGVIGRDNQNRIRWGNLLTLPVADGGLLYVAPVYASPGASDAASSYPRLIRVAMMYNDKVGYGPTVRDALTELFGPGADATATGPAPIAGPGGQQPAAQPPADGEAPTGRTPANQQGQVPEAPAPDAVPPGGPVELSGPKAAALQEVNSALDALRKAQQSGDFGEFGEALQRLDDAMGKYQSAG; encoded by the coding sequence GTGGGTATGCGGCCCGCGGCACGAATGCCGAAGCTGACACGACGTAGCCGGATTCTCATCGGGGTGGGCGCCATCGCCATCCTGCTGTTGTTGATCGGACCACGGTTGATCGACACCTACGTCGACTGGCTGTGGTTCGGCGAACTCGGCTACCGCTCGGTCTTCACCACCGTGCTGTTCACCCAGATCCTGCTGTTCCTCGTCGTGTCGGTTCTGGTCGGCGCGATCCTGTTCGCCGGGCTGGCGCTGGCGTACCGCACCAGACCGGTGTTCGTGCCGACCAACGGTCCCAACGACCCGGTCGCCAGTTACCGCACCGCGGTGATGGCGCGCTTGCGACTCGTCGGCTTCGGCGTACCCGCGCTCATCGGCTTGTTCGTCGGCCTGTTCGCGCTGGGGCAATGGCAGACGGTCCAGCTGTTCCTGCACGGCGACAGCTTCGGGGTCACCGACCCGCAGTTCGGCATGGATCTCGGCTTCTATGCCTTCGACCTGCCGTTCTACCGGCTCGTTCTGAACTATCTTTTCGTAGCGACCTTCCTGGCGTTTCTCGGAAACCTGTTGGGTCACTATCTGTTCGGCGGCATCCGGCTGTCCGGGCGCGCCGGCGCGTTGAGCCGGGCGGCGCGCATCCAGCTGATCACCCTGGTCGGCATCCTGATGCTGCTCAAGGCTCTCGCCTACTGGTTGGACCGCTACGAGTTGCTGAGCCACACCCGCGGTGGCAAGCCGTTCACCGGTGCCGGCTACACAGACATCAACGCGGTCCTGCCGGCCAAGCTCATCCTGATGGCCATCGCGGTGATCTGCGCGGCCGCGGTGTTCTCGGCGATTGTGCTGCGCGATTTGCGTATCCCCGCGATCGGCGTGGTGCTGTTGCTGCTCTCCTCATTGGTGGTCGGCGCGGGCTGGCCGCTGGTCGTCGAGCAGTTCAGCGTCAAACCCAATGCGGCGCAGAAGGAAAGCGAATACATCAGCCGAAGTATCAAGGCGACCAGACAGGCTTACGGGCTGACCGACGACGTGGTCACCTACCGCAATTACAGCGGCGACTCGCCGGCCACCGCCCAGCAGGTCGCCGCGGACCGGGCGACGACGTCGAATATCCGGCTGCTGGATCCGACCATCGTCAGCCCGGCGTTCACCCAGTTCCAGCAGGGCAAGAACTTCTACTACTTCCCCGAACAGCTGTCGATGGACCGCTACATCGGACCCGACGGCAACCTGCGCGACTACGTGGTCGCCGCGCGCGAGCTCAATCCCGACCGGCTGATCGACAACCAGCGCGACTGGATCAACCGCCACACCGTCTACACCCACGGCAACGGGTTCATCGCCTCACCGGCCAACACCGTGCGTGGCGTCGCCAACGACCCCAACCAGAACGGCGGTTATCCGGAGTTCCTGGCCAGCGTGGTCGGCGCCAACGGCAGCGTCATCTCGCCGGGGCCGGCACCGCTGGATCAGCCGCGCATCTATTACGGACCGGTCATCTCCAACACCCCCGCCGACTACGCGATCGTCGGCAAGAACGGCGACGCCGACCGCGAGTACGACTACGAGACGAACACCGCGACCAAGAACTACACCTACACCGGCCGCGGCGGCGTCCCGGTCGGCAACTGGCTCGCGCGGTCGGTCTTCGCCGCGAAGTTCGCCGAACGAAACTTCTTGTTCTCCAACGTGATCGGCCCGAACAGCAAGATCCTGTTCAACCGCGATCCGGCGGACCGCGTCGAGGCGGTGGCGCCGTGGTTGACCACCGACACGAACATCTATCCCGCGATCGTGAACAAGCGGATGGTGTGGATCATCGACGGCTACACCACGTTGGACAACTACCCGTATTCGGAGTTGACGACGTTGTCGAGTGCCACCGCCGACTCCAACGAGGTGGCGTTCAACCGGCTCGCACCGGACAAGCAGGTGTCCTACATCCGCAACTCGGTGAAGGCCACCGTCGACGCCTACGACGGCACGGTGACCCTCTACGCGCATGACGAGCAGGATCCGGTTCTCAAGGCGTGGATGAAGGTGTTCCCCGGCACGGTGAAGCCCAAGAGCGAGATCTCGCCGGAACTGCGGCAGCATCTGCGGTATCCCGAGGACCTGTTCAAGGTGCAGCGTGCGCTGCTGGCCAAGTACCACGTCGACGACCCGGTGACGTTCTTCTCCACGTCGGACTTCTGGGACGTGCCGCTCGATCCGAACCCGACCGCGAGCAGCTATCAGCCGCCGTACTACATCGTCGCCAAAGACCTTGTCACCAGAGACCGTTCGGCGTCGTTCCAACTGACCAGCGCGATGAACCGGTTCCGCCGCGACTTCCTCGCCGCCTACATCAGCGCCAGTTCTGATCCCGACACCTACGGCAAGCTCACGGTGCTGACGATCCCCGGGCAGGTCAACGGTCCGAAGCTGGCGTTCAACGCGATCAGCACCGATACCGCGGTCAGCCAGGACCTCGGCGTGATCGGCCGCGACAATCAGAACCGCATCCGGTGGGGCAACCTGCTGACGCTGCCGGTGGCAGATGGTGGGCTGCTCTACGTCGCGCCGGTGTACGCCTCGCCGGGAGCCAGCGACGCCGCGTCGTCGTACCCGCGCCTCATCCGGGTGGCGATGATGTACAACGACAAGGTCGGCTACGGGCCCACGGTCCGCGATGCGCTGACCGAGTTGTTCGGACCCGGCGCCGACGCGACCGCCACCGGGCCTGCGCCGATCGCGGGACCGGGTGGACAGCAGCCCGCCGCGCAGCCCCCGGCCGACGGTGAGGCGCCGACCGGTCGCACGCCGGCCAATCAGCAGGGTCAGGTACCGGAGGCGCCCGCGCCTGACGCGGTGCCGCCGGGCGGCCCGGTGGAGTTGTCCGGCCCGAAAGCCGCTGCGCTGCAAGAGGTCAACTCGGCGCTCGACGCGCTGCGTAAGGCCCAGCAGAGCGGGGACTTCGGCGAGTTCGGCGAGGCGCTGCAACGCCTCGACGATGCGATGGGTAAGTACCAGTCCGCCGGCTAG
- a CDS encoding zinc-dependent metalloprotease has protein sequence MADPPFGFSAGDDPERDKRKKDPDQGPGADPFGMGSQGGSEFDMSQLGQIFSKLGEMFSGAGGAMAGGKQSGPVNYDLARQLASSQIGFVAPVPEKTSAAIADAVHLADTWLDGVTALPAGTSKAVAWTPTDWIDHTLETWKRLCDPVAEQISTVWVSALPDEARTMAGPLLSMMTQMGGMAFGSQLGQALGKLSREVLTSTDIGLPLGPKGVAALMPEAVESLSEGLEQPRSEILTFLAAREAAHHRLFSHVPWLASQLLNAVEAFARGMKIDMSGIEELASGINPAALADPAQMEQLLNQGIFEPKATPEQTAALERLETLLALIEGWVQTVVTEALGDRIPGTSALAEVLRRRRATGGPAEQTFATLVGLELRPRKMREAAVLWERLTQAVGSDGRDAVWQHPDLLPSAEDLDEPAGFIDRMIGGDTSGMDSAIEEAIADLEKDIQNPDRGKDDDQ, from the coding sequence ATGGCTGACCCGCCTTTCGGCTTCTCCGCCGGGGACGACCCCGAGCGCGACAAGCGCAAGAAGGACCCCGATCAGGGGCCCGGCGCCGACCCGTTCGGCATGGGTTCTCAAGGCGGGTCCGAGTTCGACATGTCGCAGCTGGGGCAGATCTTCAGCAAGCTCGGCGAGATGTTCAGCGGGGCGGGCGGCGCGATGGCCGGCGGCAAGCAGTCCGGACCCGTGAACTACGACCTGGCCCGCCAGCTGGCGTCGAGCCAGATCGGCTTCGTCGCGCCGGTGCCGGAGAAGACGAGTGCGGCGATCGCCGACGCCGTGCACCTCGCCGATACCTGGCTGGACGGCGTGACGGCGCTGCCCGCGGGCACCAGCAAGGCGGTCGCATGGACGCCGACCGACTGGATCGACCACACGCTCGAAACGTGGAAACGGTTGTGTGACCCGGTCGCCGAGCAGATCTCGACGGTGTGGGTGTCCGCGCTGCCCGACGAGGCCAGGACCATGGCCGGTCCCCTGCTGTCGATGATGACGCAGATGGGCGGGATGGCGTTCGGCTCACAGCTGGGTCAGGCGCTGGGCAAGCTGTCGCGAGAAGTGTTGACTTCCACCGACATCGGGCTGCCACTCGGCCCCAAAGGGGTGGCCGCACTGATGCCGGAGGCGGTCGAGTCGTTGTCCGAGGGCCTCGAGCAGCCGCGCAGCGAGATCCTCACCTTCCTCGCCGCCCGCGAGGCCGCCCACCACCGCCTGTTCAGCCATGTGCCGTGGCTGGCCAGCCAGCTGCTGAATGCGGTCGAGGCGTTCGCCCGCGGCATGAAGATCGACATGAGCGGCATCGAAGAACTGGCCTCGGGCATCAATCCGGCGGCGCTGGCCGACCCGGCGCAGATGGAGCAACTGCTCAACCAGGGCATCTTCGAGCCGAAGGCGACGCCGGAGCAGACCGCGGCGCTGGAGCGCCTGGAGACGCTTCTGGCGCTGATCGAAGGGTGGGTGCAGACCGTCGTCACCGAGGCGCTCGGCGACCGCATCCCCGGTACCTCGGCGCTGGCGGAGGTGCTGCGCAGGCGGCGGGCCACCGGCGGACCGGCCGAGCAGACGTTTGCGACCCTGGTGGGGCTGGAACTTCGGCCACGCAAGATGCGTGAGGCCGCGGTGCTCTGGGAGCGCTTGACCCAGGCCGTCGGCTCCGATGGCCGTGACGCCGTATGGCAGCATCCGGACCTGCTGCCCAGCGCCGAGGACCTCGACGAGCCCGCCGGGTTCATCGACAGGATGATCGGCGGCGACACCAGCGGTATGGACAGCGCCATCGAGGAGGCGATTGCCGACCTCGAGAAGGACATCCAGAACCCCGATCGCGGTAAGGACGACGACCAATAG
- a CDS encoding YlbL family protein yields MNRRTLTLLVALVPILAFGVLASVVVVPYVSLGPGPTFNTLGEVDGKQVVEIEGADVYPTSGHLNMTTVSQRDQLTLGQAMALWLSGREQLVPRDLVYPPDMTREEVKEANTTDFRNSERSAEYAALHYLDFPMAVTVETVNDDGPSAGKLKDGDAIDGVNGKPVATLDEFQALLEDTKPGDTVVLDYRRKDGPPGVATITLGKHPEGDHGYLGIGVLDAPWAPFSVDFHLANIGGPSAGLMFSLAVVDKLTTGDLNGGEFVAGSGTISGDGKVGSIGGITHKTQSAREAGATIFLVPADNCEEAKTAPQDGLELVKVDTLAQTVDALKTLSAGGERPHC; encoded by the coding sequence GTGAACAGGCGGACTTTGACGTTGCTCGTCGCGCTCGTCCCGATTCTGGCCTTCGGCGTGCTCGCGTCGGTCGTGGTGGTGCCCTACGTGTCGCTGGGTCCGGGGCCGACGTTCAACACGCTCGGCGAGGTCGACGGTAAGCAGGTCGTCGAAATTGAGGGCGCCGACGTCTATCCGACCTCAGGGCATCTGAACATGACCACGGTGTCCCAGCGCGACCAGCTCACGCTGGGGCAGGCGATGGCGCTGTGGCTGTCGGGCCGCGAGCAGCTGGTGCCGCGCGACCTGGTCTACCCGCCGGACATGACGCGAGAAGAGGTCAAGGAGGCCAACACCACCGACTTTCGCAACTCCGAACGCAGCGCCGAATACGCCGCGCTGCACTACCTGGATTTTCCGATGGCGGTGACGGTGGAAACCGTCAACGACGACGGACCATCGGCGGGCAAGCTGAAGGACGGCGACGCGATCGACGGCGTCAACGGCAAGCCGGTGGCGACGCTCGACGAATTCCAGGCCTTGCTCGAGGACACCAAGCCCGGTGACACCGTGGTGCTCGACTACCGCCGTAAGGACGGGCCGCCCGGCGTCGCCACCATCACGCTGGGCAAGCATCCCGAGGGCGACCACGGCTATCTCGGCATCGGCGTGCTCGACGCGCCCTGGGCGCCGTTCTCGGTCGACTTCCACCTCGCCAACATCGGCGGTCCGTCCGCGGGCTTGATGTTCTCGCTGGCCGTGGTCGACAAACTCACCACCGGTGACCTCAACGGCGGCGAGTTCGTCGCGGGCAGCGGAACGATCAGCGGGGACGGCAAGGTCGGCTCGATCGGCGGCATCACCCACAAGACGCAGTCCGCGCGCGAGGCGGGCGCGACGATCTTCCTGGTGCCCGCCGACAACTGCGAGGAGGCCAAGACCGCGCCGCAGGACGGCCTGGAACTGGTCAAGGTCGACACGCTGGCGCAGACCGTCGACGCCTTGAAGACGTTGTCCGCCGGTGGTGAACGGCCCCATTGCTAG